TCACGATCATTCTATGGCTGTAGGTGTTTCGCATGCACAGTACCCGTTCCCAGTAAAGCTTGATAAAGTACTCGCATCCCCTATTATAGCTGACCCAATAAGATTATTTGAAAGTTTTGGTTTTGGTGACGGTGCTGCTGCTGTAGTTCTTTCAGTATCGGATCAGGTGAAAAATGATACATTGGTAGCAGTAGAAAGCTCAGCAATGGCTACAGCTGATCAGTATAACATTGCACAACGAAATGACATTACATCATTTTACTCATCACTAAAAGCTGCTGAGCAAGCTTACGCTAAAGCAAAAATAACGCCTGAAAAAATTAACGTAGCCGAAATACATGATTCATACACGATATTAGGTATAATTGCTCTTGAAGATTTAGGGTTTGCAAAACACGGAGAAGCTACAAAATTACTTAAAGAAGATCAACTAACACCAGGAGGAAAAATACCTACTAATACTTTCGGAGGGCTTAAAGCTAGAGGGCATCCCTTTGGTGCCACAGGTCTCTATCAAATTATAGAAGTCACTAAACAGTTAAAGGGAGAAGCTATACATCAAATACCTAAAGCTGAATATGGTTTAGTTCATAGTGTTGCTGGTATAGGTGGTACAGCTACAGTAAGCATTTTAAGGAGGGTTAAATAGATGAGCGTTCCTAGGTATTGGGCTGAAAGAATTACGAGATATAGGATGATTGGTAACAAGTGCAAAAGCTGTAGTAAGGTATACTATCCTCCAAAATCCTCCTGCGATTGTGGTTCAGATGACATGGAGTCATACCAGTTACCAAGAAAAGGCGTACTGATCAATTATACATGGATTTATACAGTACCAGAGGAGCATAAAAAGCAAGAGCCATACCCCATTGGTCTTATCCAATTAACAGATGGCACAAAAATATTAGCACAACTAACAGACGTTGAACCAGAAAAACTTAAAGAGGGAATTGAGGTTGAGGCGGTATTCAGAAAGATGAGCGAGGATGGCAATAAGGGTATTATACAATATGGAATAAAGTTCAGACCAGCATTAAAATCCACGAATAAACATTAAGATTTTTTAAAAGTAATTGCCTAATGTCAAAATAAAGTTTAACTTTAATAATGTGTTATAAATAGTTATATAAGATGCATTATGGTTGATTTATTTGACTGGGAAGAACAAAAAGCTGAAATAAATCTATCGTGGAGTAGTATAGAAGGATTTGAAGAACTTAATAAATTGCCCAAGGATAATAATGAACCTGAAAAAATTCTTGCCGAATGGTATAATGTTTCATCTGAGAATATTGTAATCGTACATGGTGCTCAAGAAGGTATGTTTTTAACTTATCTTGCTTTGAAACCTAATAAAGTTGTTATACCGTTGCCAAGCTATCCTCCAATTTTTGAACAGGCCCAAGCATTAGGAATTAAAATTGAGTATTCAGAAATCAAACCTAAGGTAGAAAAATCTATTATTGCATTAGCTAACCCTAATAATCCTACAGGTTTATACTTAAATCCTGATGAGATCGTTTCCAACAATCTAGTAATAATAGACGAAATATTCAAATATTTCATCGATGATAAACCATACTTCCATGATAACGCTATAATAATATCAGGCACAAGTAAATTTTTTGCAATAAGAGGAAGAAAAGTTGGATGGATAATTGCCAAAAAGGAACTCGCAGAGAAAATAAAGAAAATAAAAGATCTAGTAACACCAGAACCTTTATACGAAAAAGAATTAATAAAGTATATATTCAAAAATTTTGACTTCTTTAAAGAACGAAGCATAAATATTATAAAGGAAAACATGAAGATACTCTATCAGTTCAGTGACACACGTTTTAAAATCATTCACAATCCCTACATGCCAGTGGCACTTCTCACAAAAGATGCTCTAAATTCTATGGACTTTTGTAGAAAACTCCTTAAAGAGACTGGAGTTCTATTTACACCTTCAAAATTTTTCGGTATCGATGGAGGTTTTAGAGTCTCGCTTGGTTCTAAAGATCCAAGCATACTCAAAGAAAGCCTGATCAGATTAAAAAATTTCAGCGATAAATTTTTTGGATAAACGTTTTTTGTGATTTTAATAGTGTTTGATGTTATTTTCATGTGTTAGAATATATATACTACTGGATGATAGTTTAAATTAGAGAGATAGATGTACAATAATTTACGTAAAAAAGCTGAAAAAGTAATTAAGGGTCTTTATGAGGAGGGGTTTATTAAACGGAAGATTGTACTTGAGGCTATGCTTAAAATTCCAAGGGAGGAATTCGTGCCTCCTCAGTACAAGGATTATGCATATGTTGACACACCGATTCCCATAGGAGAGGGGCAGACTGTATCTGCATTACATATGACTGCTATGATGTGTGAATATGCTGAGTTAAAACCTGGTATGAGAATCTTAGAAATAGGTACTGGTTCGGGTTACATGGCTTCTGTTTACTCAAGTATAGTATGTTCTCAGGAACCTGGAATCGTAATAACACTAGAGATTTCACCGTATTTAGCTAAAAGGGCTTGGAAAAACATAGTGAGGTTAGGCTATGGAATGTTTATTGATGTGATAGTTGCAGATGGAAGTATAGAGCCTCCTTTAAGGGGAAATTTTGATGCAATAATTGTTACTGCTGCGGCTTCTCATATTCCTGAAGAGCTTGTTGGAAAGTTAGAGAATGGTGGTAGACTAGTTATACCTGTTGGAACACCAGATTTTTATCAAGAGCTAATGTTAGTTCATAAGGATGCCGAGGGAAAAGTTCATATAAAAAGTTTAGGAGCTGTTGCTTTTGTCCCACTTAGAGGACTAAAAGGTATCTCATATGGAACCTAACGTAATTAATAGGTCTCTTATGAGATTTGATGTCGAGACGCCTTTCAAATGACGAAGTATTGTAGACATTAGCTTAGCTTTAGGATAAATTCCCACTGTTGTAAGGTCTCTGAGTATCTCAATAATAATCTCAGGATATTCTTTGTATAGACGTGGGTTTTCCATAATACGCCAAACTCCGGAGAACATATCAATTTCTTTTAGTGTTTCTTTCATTTTTTCCTGATATAAGGAAAGAGTTTCTGCATCAAATTTACCGATTTCTTTACCTTTGATCGCTGTTTCACCTGCAGCAATTCCTGAGGTAATTGCCAGGTCCATGCCTCGTAGGTTAAATACTGAGTTTATTATTAGACCAGCTGCATCGCCTACCACCATAACACCATTACCATAAAGTTTGGGTCTGTGAGATTTTGATAATTCTGGTATTAGTTTTGCTGAATATTCTACAACCTTACCACCTCTTAATAATCTTGATATTGGTGGCGTTGAGATAAATTTGTTCAGTACTTCATGGGAATCTATGGCTGAGCCCTCTGCTATTTTATTTATTGCTGAATCGAGTTTTATTGTTATTAAGACTGAAACAGTATCTTTGTTGGTGTATAATACACCGCCTCCAGCAATTCCATGAGTAAAATCACCAAAATAAAGTTGCGCTGCTCCGTCATCATCTCCAGTCAGTCCAAATCTTTCTTCAATAATGTTCTTTGGCAACTCTACAACCTGTTTTATTCCTAAGAGAAAATCGCTTGAGTCGTATGGTTTTCTTAAACCTGCCTGTTCTGTGAGTATTGATGAACAACCCTCGGCTATTATCACCATGTCCGATGGAACCTTATCACCACCAGATACTATACCTTTTACGAATCCATTTTCAATTATAAGGTTATCAACTCTTTGATCAGTTATTATTAGTGCCCCAGCCTTTTCTACTTCACTAGCAAACCATGCATCAAATTTAGCCCTCAGAACAGTATAACTATGTCTTTCATTAACTAGAGATTTATCAGAAAACTCAAAAGTAATTGTTGCATCCTTCCATATGAGGCCAAATAGTTCTTTGGTCACAGGCCTTTCTACGTTCGCTCCATCAGGAAAATTTGGAAAAATCTTTTTAATGCTGTGAGTGTATAGACGTCCACCGACCACATTTTTTGATCCAGGTTTATGTCCTCGTTCAACCACAAGTACGTTAAGACCAGCTTTAGCCATGACGTAAGCTGCAGATAAGCCAGCAACTCCAGCGCCAACAACTATGGCATCAAATTTCTCAAATCCCATTTCAATCACCCATACTTGTACATGATACCTTTTCCTCCGCGTGGAGGAACCCATTTAATGTTGCCATAGGGACAAATGTAAGGTGCAGCACCACATTCAATGCAATTTTCATAATTAAATGTTATTGTTCCATCATCTTTCGGTTCATAAACTTTAGCCGGACAGAGATGAATACACCATTTTGCTTTACATTTTTTACAGACTTCTAAATCTTTCACTTCGATATGTGATTTTGTGTCAATCTCATAAGTTACTAGCCCAAGTTTTTCTTCTACTTTAGCAATGAGATTTGATACTTCAGACAAATTAAACACCACAAATGAATAGCGCGATGTAGTATATATTTTTGACATAATGATTCATGCATTAAACAATAATTTATATAAATTTTAAACAAATTATATGAATACTTTAAATTAAAGCGATGCAAAAAATGGCACTAATAATGTAGCAAGAAATGTGAGTAAAGTTCCGCTTATTATTGATGGTAATGAATTTTCTATCCCAGAGTAGCGTATAACAAATGGAAGTGTTGTATCCATAGACGTAGCACCGCCACTCGCTATTATAGTGGTTGCTCCAAATTTTTTACCTAAAATAGGTGAAAGTATCATAGTGAAAAGTTCTCTAAAAAGGTTAGAAAGAAAACCTAGTATCCCAGCTTCAACACCGAGAAGTCTAAAGAGAACAGGGCCGGTAAATGTGTACCAACCAAATCCCGCTACAATAGAGAGTGCTACTTTTGGTTGAATCCCTAAAATATAACCTATAAGAAATCCGAACGTTAAAGTTCCTATGATTGATGATATAGGTGCTATTAAAGTTTCTAAGCTTAGTTCTTTAAATTTCTTTGACAGACTTTTATCAATACCTATACCAAGACCAATAATAAATATTAAACCATAAAGTGCTATTGTCTCTAAATTATCTATTAAAAAAGTGTCGCTGAAATGAATTAATCGTCCAATCAAAAATCCTATCATTAAAGATATGATGGCCACTTTAATCATTTTATATACCTCGTGATGATATACGCTACTATGGCGCTTCCTAAAATTGATACTAAAGCTAATACTAAAGATTCAAGTCCTAAGAGCGTAAGACTCTGAATAACCATTTCACTGTTGCCTAATTTAACACCTATAAGAAAAAGTAATGCAGCAACAAAAAATATTAGGTATTTATCGGCATTTATCTGTAAATGTGCATGC
This region of Thermoprotei archaeon genomic DNA includes:
- a CDS encoding thiolase domain-containing protein (Catalyzes the synthesis of acetoacetyl coenzyme A from two molecules of acetyl coenzyme A. It can also act as a thiolase, catalyzing the reverse reaction and generating two-carbon units from the four-carbon product of fatty acid oxidation) produces the protein MRNVIISGTGYVPISEHWSKPLRTLMAEAGFLALNEAGISRPDLIIVSSAFASRLQEQYQLGSLIANYMGLGGTPAMSVEAGDASGGVAFHIGYMAVLSGLYDHVLIIGGDKLSDELPAKIESVIASMEDREYIAYQGATYAGLAALVYKEYLKKYGIKNDDVALMAVHDHSMAVGVSHAQYPFPVKLDKVLASPIIADPIRLFESFGFGDGAAAVVLSVSDQVKNDTLVAVESSAMATADQYNIAQRNDITSFYSSLKAAEQAYAKAKITPEKINVAEIHDSYTILGIIALEDLGFAKHGEATKLLKEDQLTPGGKIPTNTFGGLKARGHPFGATGLYQIIEVTKQLKGEAIHQIPKAEYGLVHSVAGIGGTATVSILRRVK
- a CDS encoding Zn-ribbon domain-containing OB-fold protein — encoded protein: MESYQLPRKGVLINYTWIYTVPEEHKKQEPYPIGLIQLTDGTKILAQLTDVEPEKLKEGIEVEAVFRKMSEDGNKGIIQYGIKFRPALKSTNKH
- a CDS encoding pyridoxal phosphate-dependent aminotransferase, encoding MVDLFDWEEQKAEINLSWSSIEGFEELNKLPKDNNEPEKILAEWYNVSSENIVIVHGAQEGMFLTYLALKPNKVVIPLPSYPPIFEQAQALGIKIEYSEIKPKVEKSIIALANPNNPTGLYLNPDEIVSNNLVIIDEIFKYFIDDKPYFHDNAIIISGTSKFFAIRGRKVGWIIAKKELAEKIKKIKDLVTPEPLYEKELIKYIFKNFDFFKERSINIIKENMKILYQFSDTRFKIIHNPYMPVALLTKDALNSMDFCRKLLKETGVLFTPSKFFGIDGGFRVSLGSKDPSILKESLIRLKNFSDKFFG
- a CDS encoding protein-L-isoaspartate(D-aspartate) O-methyltransferase → MYNNLRKKAEKVIKGLYEEGFIKRKIVLEAMLKIPREEFVPPQYKDYAYVDTPIPIGEGQTVSALHMTAMMCEYAELKPGMRILEIGTGSGYMASVYSSIVCSQEPGIVITLEISPYLAKRAWKNIVRLGYGMFIDVIVADGSIEPPLRGNFDAIIVTAAASHIPEELVGKLENGGRLVIPVGTPDFYQELMLVHKDAEGKVHIKSLGAVAFVPLRGLKGISYGT
- a CDS encoding FAD-dependent oxidoreductase codes for the protein MGFEKFDAIVVGAGVAGLSAAYVMAKAGLNVLVVERGHKPGSKNVVGGRLYTHSIKKIFPNFPDGANVERPVTKELFGLIWKDATITFEFSDKSLVNERHSYTVLRAKFDAWFASEVEKAGALIITDQRVDNLIIENGFVKGIVSGGDKVPSDMVIIAEGCSSILTEQAGLRKPYDSSDFLLGIKQVVELPKNIIEERFGLTGDDDGAAQLYFGDFTHGIAGGGVLYTNKDTVSVLITIKLDSAINKIAEGSAIDSHEVLNKFISTPPISRLLRGGKVVEYSAKLIPELSKSHRPKLYGNGVMVVGDAAGLIINSVFNLRGMDLAITSGIAAGETAIKGKEIGKFDAETLSLYQEKMKETLKEIDMFSGVWRIMENPRLYKEYPEIIIEILRDLTTVGIYPKAKLMSTILRHLKGVSTSNLIRDLLITLGSI
- a CDS encoding 4Fe-4S dicluster domain-containing protein; this encodes MSKIYTTSRYSFVVFNLSEVSNLIAKVEEKLGLVTYEIDTKSHIEVKDLEVCKKCKAKWCIHLCPAKVYEPKDDGTITFNYENCIECGAAPYICPYGNIKWVPPRGGKGIMYKYG
- a CDS encoding lysine exporter LysO family protein, whose product is MIKVAIISLMIGFLIGRLIHFSDTFLIDNLETIALYGLIFIIGLGIGIDKSLSKKFKELSLETLIAPISSIIGTLTFGFLIGYILGIQPKVALSIVAGFGWYTFTGPVLFRLLGVEAGILGFLSNLFRELFTMILSPILGKKFGATTIIASGGATSMDTTLPFVIRYSGIENSLPSIISGTLLTFLATLLVPFFASL
- a CDS encoding LysO family transporter; the protein is MDYFVLNIIMILFLGFVVGRIMRHAHLQINADKYLIFFVAALLFLIGVKLGNSEMVIQSLTLLGLESLVLALVSILGSAIVAYIITRYIK